A genomic segment from Variovorax paradoxus B4 encodes:
- a CDS encoding LysR family transcriptional regulator, giving the protein MHASILKYFIEVASCGSVRKASERLYVAASAVNRQIHKLEDELGVELFDRMPNGLRLNAAGERLLKHAQETLHQYQVMRTELDALKGERTGHVKVAAMDSFFEELLPSAVEDFLQVFPAVTYTITAVQPMEVAQMVMSGQVDVGMTFVSRLPGGVAAVALAKLPIGLVMPPGHPLANHASVSLKECARYPFLRSSSHPVISAALSPEFAAFWDDMEPAATCNSTPMLKRLIRAGKGISCFSKIAFIEDLKRGDLIWRPFELPALDQLQVGIVVPSQRVLPHVTQNFVGRMARRLTQLELAAAAV; this is encoded by the coding sequence ATGCACGCCAGCATCCTCAAATACTTCATCGAGGTCGCGAGCTGCGGCTCGGTGCGCAAGGCCTCCGAGCGGCTCTACGTGGCCGCGAGCGCCGTCAACCGGCAGATCCACAAGCTCGAAGACGAGCTGGGCGTGGAGCTGTTCGACCGCATGCCCAACGGCCTGCGGCTCAATGCGGCCGGCGAACGCCTGCTCAAGCACGCGCAGGAGACGCTGCACCAGTACCAGGTGATGCGCACCGAGCTCGACGCACTCAAGGGCGAACGCACCGGCCACGTGAAGGTGGCGGCGATGGATTCGTTCTTCGAGGAGCTGTTGCCTTCGGCGGTGGAAGACTTTCTGCAGGTGTTTCCGGCCGTCACGTACACCATCACCGCCGTGCAGCCGATGGAGGTGGCGCAGATGGTGATGTCGGGGCAGGTCGACGTGGGCATGACCTTCGTGAGCCGGCTGCCCGGTGGCGTGGCGGCGGTGGCGCTGGCGAAGCTGCCGATCGGCCTCGTGATGCCGCCCGGCCATCCGCTCGCGAACCACGCCAGCGTCTCGCTGAAGGAGTGCGCGCGCTACCCCTTTCTGCGGTCGAGTTCGCACCCGGTCATCAGCGCCGCGCTGTCGCCGGAGTTCGCCGCGTTCTGGGACGACATGGAGCCGGCCGCCACCTGCAATTCGACGCCCATGCTCAAGCGGCTGATCAGGGCCGGCAAGGGCATCTCGTGCTTCTCGAAGATCGCTTTCATCGAGGACCTCAAGCGCGGCGACCTGATCTGGCGGCCCTTCGAGCTGCCCGCGCTCGACCAGTTGCAGGTCGGCATCGTGGTGCCGTCGCAGCGCGTGCTGCCGCACGTCACGCAGAACTTCGTCGGCCGCATGGCGCGGCGGCTGACGCAGCTCGAACTCGCCGCCGCCGCCGTCTGA
- the fdxA gene encoding ferredoxin, with product MAYVITGACVDIKDGACVKCCPVDCIYEGERTLYIHPDECIDCGVCVSACPTQAIYEDLRLPSEMAHFIAINREFFAADISGLGSPGGADAKRVACDHPAIAAFPRQPAG from the coding sequence ATGGCCTACGTCATCACCGGCGCCTGCGTCGACATCAAGGACGGCGCCTGCGTCAAGTGCTGTCCGGTGGACTGCATCTACGAAGGCGAGCGCACTCTGTACATTCACCCGGATGAATGCATCGATTGCGGCGTTTGCGTATCCGCCTGCCCCACGCAGGCCATCTATGAAGACCTTCGGCTGCCGTCCGAAATGGCGCACTTCATTGCCATCAACCGCGAGTTCTTCGCGGCGGACATCAGCGGGCTCGGGTCGCCCGGCGGCGCCGATGCGAAGCGCGTGGCCTGCGACCATCCCGCGATTGCAGCGTTCCCACGGCAGCCGGCCGGGTGA
- a CDS encoding enoyl-CoA hydratase-related protein translates to MSVRFEVADHVATVTIDRPDVLNAVDLPTEAELQRIWSEIESRDDIRVVVLTGAGERSFCAGADLKNTSNLKGVEYWAAARPGGFGGIALRETLDVPVIARVNGFALGGGFEMVLGCDIVVACEEASFGLPEPLVGRLPLDGGMLLLQRQIPYRQAMGMMLTGQRVKAQRALEMGLVNEVVPRAELDTAVNRWVQQMLACAPLSLKAIKQVVRRTGTLAPAEAHRMRLPALVAALQSEDANEGVLAFQQKRKPQWLGR, encoded by the coding sequence ATGAGCGTGCGCTTCGAGGTTGCCGACCATGTCGCCACCGTCACCATCGACCGCCCGGATGTGCTCAACGCGGTGGACCTGCCGACCGAGGCCGAGCTGCAGCGCATCTGGAGCGAGATCGAGTCGCGCGACGACATCCGCGTGGTGGTGCTTACCGGTGCGGGCGAGCGCTCGTTCTGCGCCGGCGCCGACCTGAAGAACACGTCGAACCTCAAGGGCGTCGAGTATTGGGCGGCGGCACGCCCCGGCGGCTTCGGCGGCATTGCGCTGCGCGAGACGCTCGACGTGCCGGTGATCGCCCGCGTCAACGGCTTTGCGCTCGGTGGCGGCTTCGAGATGGTGCTGGGCTGCGACATCGTCGTGGCCTGCGAGGAGGCGAGCTTCGGCCTGCCCGAGCCGCTGGTGGGCCGCCTGCCGCTGGACGGCGGCATGCTGTTGCTGCAGCGGCAGATTCCCTACCGTCAGGCGATGGGCATGATGCTCACCGGCCAGCGCGTGAAGGCGCAGCGCGCGCTGGAGATGGGCCTGGTCAACGAGGTGGTGCCGCGCGCCGAGCTCGACACGGCCGTCAATCGCTGGGTGCAGCAGATGCTGGCCTGCGCGCCGCTGTCGCTCAAGGCCATCAAGCAGGTGGTGCGCCGCACCGGCACGCTCGCGCCGGCCGAGGCGCACCGCATGCGGCTGCCGGCGCTGGTGGCGGCGCTGCAGTCCGAAGATGCGAACGAAGGCGTGCTGGCGTTCCAGCAGAAGCGCAAGCCGCAATGGCTGGGCCGCTAG
- a CDS encoding CaiB/BaiF CoA transferase family protein, translated as MSTGALPLDGIRVIDFTQVMMGPVCTQMLADHGADVIKIERKGAGDLSRSTFAPVAGEDNPIFCSLNRNKRSVEIDLRDAAQMELVKALIADADVVTNNFRAGVMERLGLGYEDCRRLNPRIVYAVGTGFGETGPYAHKGGQDVLAQALTGVMARRADASVPVSIYPTALADYTAGMHMVQGILLALLQRERTGEGQKISVSLYNSMLAMQMQEAAMVMMEDSEVNWAAMPLSGVFDTQTGPLVLVGAFKANPLRDICTALGLDDLSLDARYATLSAQFENKAALHAIFHERFASDTREHWLAKLEEQDLLSAPVRDMREALVDPQTLHNAMILEAGSSSGRPLKFIASPIQMSGAKAGLRREPPKLGQHTAEVLAEARALIEEADV; from the coding sequence ATGAGCACCGGTGCATTGCCGCTCGACGGCATCCGCGTGATCGACTTCACGCAGGTGATGATGGGGCCGGTCTGCACGCAGATGCTGGCCGACCACGGCGCCGACGTCATCAAGATCGAGCGCAAGGGCGCGGGCGACCTGAGCCGCTCGACCTTCGCGCCAGTGGCGGGTGAAGACAACCCGATCTTCTGCAGCCTCAACCGCAACAAGCGCAGCGTGGAGATCGACCTGCGCGACGCAGCGCAGATGGAGCTGGTGAAGGCCCTGATCGCAGACGCCGACGTGGTCACCAACAACTTCCGCGCCGGCGTGATGGAGCGGCTCGGGCTGGGGTACGAAGACTGCAGGCGGCTGAACCCGCGCATCGTCTACGCGGTGGGCACGGGCTTCGGCGAGACCGGTCCCTACGCGCACAAGGGCGGGCAGGACGTGCTCGCACAGGCACTCACCGGCGTGATGGCGCGCCGTGCCGATGCCTCGGTGCCGGTGTCGATCTACCCGACCGCGCTGGCCGACTACACCGCCGGCATGCACATGGTGCAGGGCATCCTGCTCGCGCTGCTGCAGCGCGAGCGCACGGGCGAGGGCCAGAAGATTTCGGTGTCGCTCTACAACTCCATGCTTGCGATGCAGATGCAGGAAGCGGCCATGGTCATGATGGAAGACTCCGAAGTGAACTGGGCCGCGATGCCGCTGTCGGGCGTGTTCGACACGCAGACCGGGCCGCTGGTGCTGGTGGGCGCGTTCAAGGCCAATCCGCTGCGCGACATCTGCACCGCGCTGGGGCTCGACGACCTGTCGCTCGACGCGCGCTATGCCACGCTGTCGGCGCAGTTCGAGAACAAGGCAGCGCTGCACGCGATCTTCCACGAACGCTTTGCGAGCGATACGCGCGAGCACTGGCTGGCGAAGCTCGAGGAGCAGGACCTGCTCTCGGCCCCGGTGCGCGACATGCGCGAGGCGCTGGTCGATCCGCAGACGCTGCACAACGCGATGATTCTGGAAGCGGGTTCGTCGTCGGGCCGTCCGCTGAAATTCATTGCCAGCCCGATCCAGATGTCGGGCGCCAAGGCCGGCCTGCGGCGCGAGCCGCCCAAGCTCGGGCAGCACACGGCCGAAGTGCTGGCCGAGGCGCGAGCGCTGATCGAGGAGGCCGACGTATGA
- a CDS encoding FAD-dependent oxidoreductase has protein sequence MSRIGDWMQEPAHDVRVAAESDVVVVGGGPAGQAAALAAARNGASVTLLERYNHLGGLASGGMVLVLDDMWDSHQQEISVRGICLEMIERMSALGLAEYPRQQDWGTLPDSVRRWKRWGTYDFHSKEKPHPICFAAAFDPDAWKRTSLEMVQQAGIELRLHSWFSRTLVEDGKVKGVVCETKGGREAILGKVVIDATGDLDVAASAGAPHISGSYIVTTVFRLGSVDTEEAERFEREEPAAWQALDREIKHMLGGAWEAWWLKTPLPGVVWCNCPHMPGLDGLKVSDLTRAEVQGRTTIHKVIDFVRARLPGFSKCTLIDMAPQTGIRQTRLLEGAYVMTKEDVAQRTRFDDSVARGRDYYYPYRTLLPRSVENLLVAGRHYSATSAAQKISREIPPCMAMGEATGTAAALALSAGVSVREVDVSKLQKTLRAQGADPGDQKGPNADVPAIARSFAREAA, from the coding sequence ATGAGCCGTATTGGCGACTGGATGCAAGAGCCCGCGCACGACGTGCGCGTGGCGGCCGAATCGGACGTGGTGGTGGTCGGCGGCGGCCCTGCAGGGCAAGCCGCGGCACTGGCCGCCGCGCGCAATGGCGCGAGCGTGACGCTGCTGGAGCGCTACAACCACCTCGGCGGCCTGGCCTCGGGCGGCATGGTGCTGGTGCTGGACGACATGTGGGACAGCCACCAGCAGGAAATTTCGGTGCGCGGCATCTGCCTGGAAATGATCGAGCGCATGTCGGCGTTGGGCCTGGCCGAATATCCGCGCCAGCAGGACTGGGGCACCTTGCCCGATTCGGTGCGCCGCTGGAAGCGCTGGGGCACCTACGACTTCCACAGCAAGGAGAAGCCGCACCCCATCTGCTTCGCTGCCGCCTTCGACCCCGACGCGTGGAAGCGCACCTCGCTGGAGATGGTGCAGCAGGCCGGCATCGAGCTGCGCCTGCACTCGTGGTTCTCGCGCACGCTGGTGGAAGACGGCAAGGTCAAGGGCGTGGTGTGCGAGACCAAGGGCGGGCGCGAGGCCATCCTCGGCAAGGTGGTGATCGATGCCACCGGCGATCTCGACGTGGCGGCCTCGGCCGGTGCGCCGCACATCAGCGGCAGCTACATCGTGACGACCGTGTTCCGCCTCGGCAGCGTCGACACCGAGGAGGCCGAGCGCTTCGAGCGCGAGGAGCCCGCGGCCTGGCAGGCGCTGGACCGGGAGATCAAGCACATGCTCGGCGGCGCCTGGGAAGCCTGGTGGCTCAAGACGCCGCTGCCGGGCGTGGTGTGGTGCAACTGCCCGCACATGCCGGGGCTCGACGGCCTCAAGGTGAGCGACCTGACGCGCGCAGAAGTACAGGGCCGCACCACCATCCACAAGGTGATCGACTTCGTGCGCGCCCGGCTGCCGGGCTTCTCGAAGTGCACGCTGATCGACATGGCGCCGCAGACCGGGATCCGCCAGACGCGGCTGCTCGAAGGCGCCTACGTGATGACCAAGGAAGACGTGGCCCAGCGCACGCGCTTCGACGACAGCGTGGCGCGCGGGCGCGACTACTACTACCCGTACCGCACGCTGCTGCCGCGCAGCGTGGAGAACCTGCTGGTGGCGGGACGGCACTATTCGGCCACCTCCGCCGCGCAGAAGATCTCGCGCGAGATTCCGCCCTGCATGGCGATGGGCGAGGCCACCGGCACGGCGGCGGCACTGGCGTTGAGTGCGGGCGTGTCGGTGCGCGAGGTGGACGTGAGCAAGCTGCAGAAGACGCTGCGCGCCCAGGGTGCCGACCCGGGCGACCAGAAGGGGCCGAATGCCGATGTGCCCGCCATCGCACGTTCCTTCGCCAGGGAGGCCGCATGA
- a CDS encoding ABC transporter permease yields MNTRSIDTAVPVASAALGAAAAPADPEYLAWAAARQKRIWRRRILPALGIAGLIVLWWVVIVAFGVKPFIAPTPGAVLETLYAKRGVLLDNLLPTAFEAAGGFVLGNLAAIVVATIFVHNKTLQDIFFPVVLMFNAVPLVAKAPVLVLIMGNGVEPKITIAALVCFFPTLVNMVRGLESVNPQAMELMRVLSASKTEIFFRLRLLNALPYLFSALRIAASMCVIGAVVGEWVGATVGIGAMILQATFNFDSPLLYAAIVMSATLSGLFFLLVTLAEKWVIRWQPESTH; encoded by the coding sequence ATGAATACCCGTTCCATCGATACCGCGGTGCCCGTCGCATCCGCCGCACTCGGCGCCGCAGCCGCGCCGGCCGATCCCGAATACCTGGCATGGGCCGCCGCGCGGCAGAAGCGAATCTGGCGGCGCCGAATTCTTCCGGCGCTCGGCATCGCCGGGCTCATCGTGCTGTGGTGGGTCGTGATCGTCGCATTCGGCGTCAAGCCCTTCATTGCGCCCACGCCAGGGGCCGTGCTGGAAACGCTCTACGCCAAGCGCGGCGTGCTGCTCGACAACCTGCTGCCCACCGCGTTCGAGGCCGCCGGCGGCTTCGTGCTGGGCAACCTCGCGGCGATCGTCGTCGCGACGATCTTCGTGCACAACAAGACGCTGCAGGACATCTTCTTTCCGGTGGTGCTGATGTTCAACGCCGTGCCGCTGGTTGCGAAGGCGCCGGTGCTGGTGCTGATCATGGGCAACGGCGTGGAGCCGAAGATCACGATCGCCGCCCTGGTGTGCTTCTTTCCGACGCTGGTGAACATGGTGCGCGGGCTGGAGTCGGTCAACCCGCAGGCGATGGAACTGATGCGCGTGCTGTCGGCGAGCAAGACGGAGATCTTCTTCCGCCTGCGCCTGCTCAATGCGCTGCCTTATCTTTTCTCGGCGCTGCGCATCGCTGCGTCGATGTGCGTGATCGGGGCGGTGGTGGGCGAGTGGGTGGGGGCCACGGTGGGCATCGGCGCCATGATTCTGCAGGCCACCTTCAACTTCGATTCGCCGCTGCTCTACGCCGCGATCGTCATGAGCGCCACGCTCTCGGGGCTGTTCTTTCTGCTGGTGACGCTGGCGGAAAAGTGGGTCATCCGCTGGCAGCCCGAAAGCACGCACTGA
- a CDS encoding ABC transporter ATP-binding protein — MAAVLNAPPAIACRGIGVRFFTERRDVTAIKSLDLDVAQGEFLTLLGPSGCGKSTFLRVVADLLQPSSGGIEVLSSTPQAARKNRDIGFVFQDAALLPWRTALQNVELPLQVGGGAGRKGRRSPQELLELVGLKDRLNAFPHEMSGGQRQRVSIARALASDPKILLMDEPFGALDEITRDRLNEEILRVWRETGVTILFVTHSIHEAAFLGQRVLMLAANPGRVREIVPVELPAERTLEMRESPEFVRLTSHLRRVLETC, encoded by the coding sequence ATGGCCGCCGTTCTCAACGCGCCCCCCGCCATCGCGTGCCGCGGCATCGGCGTGCGCTTCTTCACCGAGCGGCGCGACGTCACCGCCATCAAGAGCCTCGACCTCGACGTGGCGCAGGGCGAGTTCCTCACGCTGCTCGGGCCCTCGGGCTGCGGCAAGTCGACCTTCCTGCGCGTGGTGGCCGACCTGCTGCAGCCGAGCAGCGGCGGCATCGAGGTGCTGTCGTCCACGCCGCAGGCCGCGCGCAAGAACCGCGACATCGGCTTCGTGTTCCAGGACGCGGCGCTGCTGCCCTGGCGCACGGCGCTGCAGAACGTCGAACTGCCGCTGCAAGTGGGCGGCGGCGCCGGCCGCAAGGGCCGCCGTTCGCCGCAGGAGCTGCTCGAGCTGGTGGGCCTGAAGGACCGGCTGAACGCCTTTCCGCACGAAATGTCTGGCGGCCAGCGCCAGCGCGTGTCGATTGCCCGCGCGCTGGCCAGCGATCCGAAGATCCTGCTGATGGACGAGCCCTTCGGCGCGCTCGACGAGATCACGCGCGACCGGCTCAACGAGGAGATCCTGCGCGTGTGGCGCGAGACCGGCGTGACGATCCTCTTCGTCACCCACAGCATCCACGAGGCGGCCTTTCTCGGCCAGCGCGTGCTGATGCTCGCGGCCAACCCGGGGCGCGTGCGCGAGATCGTGCCCGTCGAGCTGCCCGCCGAACGCACGCTCGAAATGCGCGAGAGCCCCGAATTCGTCCGCCTCACGAGCCATCTGCGGCGCGTGCTGGAAACCTGCTGA
- a CDS encoding ABC transporter substrate-binding protein: MAKLRDPGRRSLLKTSLIAGGLSAGGLLSVDAFAQGKARINMQLGWIAGGNQIGEVAAKRMGFYEQEGIDFAIQPGGPNIDGVAIIASGRYEVGQVSSSPSIMLAVSQGLPIKCFAVGAQKHPYTYFSLAKNPVRKPADLIGKRVGIPSTAAILLRALLAKNKIAEKDVKVVTIGADMSPLLTGQVDVVTGWLTNTTAIKVLGPDIAELTQWDAGVRLYALPYYASTKTLETQPKVIEAFLRATAKGWHYVRANRDHAVDMLVKEYPNLKREDERVAVDVMLEYAFGGAAQTQGWGAMDPAVWQEQISTYAELGQFTARTPKVEDVISLDALKATAAARAMKG, encoded by the coding sequence ATGGCCAAGCTCCGCGACCCCGGTCGCCGAAGTCTCCTCAAGACCTCCCTCATCGCCGGTGGACTCTCCGCCGGCGGCCTGCTCTCGGTCGATGCCTTTGCGCAGGGCAAGGCGCGCATCAACATGCAGCTGGGCTGGATCGCCGGGGGCAACCAGATCGGCGAGGTGGCCGCCAAGCGCATGGGCTTCTACGAGCAGGAGGGCATCGACTTCGCGATCCAGCCGGGCGGACCGAACATCGACGGCGTGGCCATCATCGCCTCGGGCCGCTACGAGGTCGGGCAGGTATCGTCGAGTCCGTCGATCATGCTGGCCGTGTCGCAGGGCCTGCCGATCAAGTGCTTCGCGGTGGGCGCGCAGAAGCATCCCTACACCTACTTCTCCCTCGCGAAGAACCCGGTGCGCAAGCCGGCCGACCTCATCGGCAAGCGCGTGGGCATTCCGTCGACCGCGGCCATCCTGCTGCGCGCGCTGCTGGCGAAGAACAAGATTGCCGAGAAGGACGTGAAGGTCGTCACCATCGGCGCCGACATGTCGCCGCTGCTGACGGGGCAGGTCGACGTGGTGACGGGCTGGCTCACCAACACCACCGCCATCAAGGTGCTGGGCCCCGACATCGCCGAACTGACGCAGTGGGACGCGGGCGTGCGCCTCTACGCGCTGCCTTACTACGCATCGACAAAAACGCTGGAGACGCAGCCCAAGGTCATCGAGGCCTTCCTGCGCGCCACGGCCAAGGGCTGGCACTACGTGCGTGCCAACCGCGACCATGCGGTGGACATGCTGGTCAAGGAATATCCGAACCTCAAGCGGGAAGACGAGCGCGTCGCGGTCGACGTGATGCTCGAATACGCGTTCGGCGGCGCCGCGCAGACGCAGGGCTGGGGCGCGATGGACCCGGCCGTGTGGCAGGAGCAGATCTCCACCTATGCGGAGCTGGGCCAGTTCACCGCGCGCACGCCGAAGGTCGAGGACGTGATCTCGCTCGACGCGCTGAAGGCCACGGCCGCCGCGCGGGCCATGAAGGGCTGA
- a CDS encoding LacI family DNA-binding transcriptional regulator — MNPSGRATIADVAEAAGVSKATVSRFLNHRERLLSRDIAARVEAAIAKLAYTPSPMAQALSHGRSRLIGLIVADITNPYSVAVLRGAEKACQDAGYLVMLFNLGNESEREREAIDALAGYQVDGFILNTLGRGSNVVDAVTLHGKPAVLVDRRHTGMHTDFVSLDNHSAMRDTCSHLVAGGYRELLYVTEPQKGVSSRRERTAAFGACVAAHEPRVAGEVFESVEGDSDALDEALRALRQRAKRGRRAAVVAGNAVVTLRIAQAMARLGWQFGTDLGFVGFDDPEWASLIGPGLSTVAQPTDAIGRTAATCLIERLRGLDAAPRQLLLPGELVVRGSSQAL, encoded by the coding sequence ATGAATCCGAGTGGCCGCGCCACCATCGCCGACGTCGCCGAGGCGGCGGGCGTTTCCAAGGCCACCGTCTCGCGCTTTCTCAACCACCGCGAGCGCCTGCTGAGCCGCGACATCGCGGCGCGCGTGGAGGCGGCCATCGCCAAGCTGGCCTACACTCCCAGCCCGATGGCGCAGGCGCTGAGCCATGGGCGCTCGCGCCTCATCGGCCTGATCGTGGCCGACATCACCAACCCCTATTCGGTGGCCGTGCTGCGCGGTGCCGAGAAGGCCTGCCAGGACGCCGGCTACCTGGTGATGCTGTTCAACCTGGGCAACGAGAGCGAACGCGAGCGCGAGGCCATCGATGCGCTCGCGGGCTACCAGGTCGACGGCTTCATCCTCAACACGCTGGGCCGCGGCAGCAACGTGGTCGACGCGGTCACGCTGCACGGAAAGCCTGCGGTGCTGGTGGATCGCCGCCACACCGGCATGCACACCGACTTCGTCTCGCTCGACAACCATTCGGCCATGCGGGACACCTGCAGCCACCTGGTCGCGGGCGGCTACCGCGAGCTGCTCTACGTGACGGAGCCGCAGAAGGGCGTGAGCTCGCGGCGCGAGCGCACGGCCGCCTTCGGTGCCTGCGTGGCCGCGCACGAGCCGCGCGTGGCGGGCGAGGTGTTCGAAAGCGTGGAGGGCGACAGCGATGCGCTCGACGAGGCATTGCGTGCCCTGCGCCAGCGCGCCAAACGCGGCCGCCGCGCGGCCGTGGTCGCGGGCAATGCCGTGGTCACGCTGCGCATCGCGCAGGCGATGGCGCGGCTGGGCTGGCAGTTTGGTACTGACCTCGGCTTTGTAGGCTTCGACGATCCCGAATGGGCCTCGCTCATCGGCCCCGGCCTGAGCACCGTGGCTCAGCCCACCGACGCCATCGGCCGCACGGCTGCCACCTGCCTGATCGAACGGCTGCGGGGGCTGGATGCAGCGCCGCGCCAGCTTCTTCTGCCCGGAGAGCTTGTGGTGCGGGGCTCGTCGCAGGCGCTCTAG
- a CDS encoding 2-hydroxyacid dehydrogenase: MTTKKNVLVFRPLPEDQLARLQAAHYVTVADPRREPEAFAAALRTANGLIGSTHTVDAVLLDAAPRLEVISSVSVGVDNYPLAELNKRGIVLCHTPDVLTETVADTVFAILMATQRRVVELASLVREGRWTKNIGEELFGTDVHGKTLGILGFGRIGQAVARRAALGFGMPVLYHARRSVDLAAQAPELQGRATHTPLDELLARSDIVLAMLPLTDATRGMIDAAFFARMKPGASFINGGRGATVNEEALLHALDHGTLRAAGLDVFAKEPLPADSPLRTHPRVTPLPHIGSATHETRHAMAELATTNLLQVLAGEKPTAPYDTAAA; the protein is encoded by the coding sequence ATGACGACGAAAAAGAACGTGCTGGTCTTCCGGCCATTGCCCGAAGACCAGCTGGCGCGCCTGCAGGCCGCGCACTATGTGACCGTCGCCGATCCGCGCAGGGAGCCCGAGGCTTTTGCCGCCGCGCTGCGTACCGCGAACGGCCTGATCGGCTCGACCCACACGGTCGATGCCGTGCTGCTCGACGCGGCGCCTCGGCTCGAGGTGATTTCGAGCGTGTCGGTCGGTGTCGACAACTATCCGCTCGCGGAACTGAACAAGCGCGGCATCGTGCTGTGCCACACGCCCGACGTGCTGACCGAGACGGTGGCCGACACGGTGTTCGCGATTCTCATGGCCACGCAGCGCCGCGTGGTCGAGCTCGCAAGCCTCGTGCGCGAAGGCCGCTGGACGAAGAACATCGGCGAAGAACTCTTCGGCACCGACGTGCACGGCAAGACGCTGGGCATTCTCGGCTTCGGCCGCATCGGCCAGGCCGTGGCGCGGCGTGCGGCGCTGGGCTTCGGCATGCCGGTGCTCTACCACGCGCGCCGCTCGGTCGACCTGGCCGCGCAGGCGCCCGAGCTGCAGGGCCGTGCCACGCACACGCCGCTCGACGAGTTGCTCGCGCGGTCGGACATCGTGCTGGCGATGCTGCCGCTGACCGATGCGACGCGCGGCATGATCGACGCCGCCTTCTTCGCGCGCATGAAGCCCGGAGCATCCTTCATCAACGGCGGCCGCGGCGCCACGGTGAACGAGGAAGCGCTGCTCCACGCCCTGGATCACGGCACGCTGCGCGCGGCCGGCCTCGACGTGTTCGCGAAGGAGCCGCTGCCCGCCGATTCGCCGTTGCGCACGCATCCGCGCGTGACGCCACTGCCGCACATCGGCTCGGCCACGCACGAGACGCGGCATGCCATGGCCGAACTCGCCACGACCAACCTGCTGCAGGTGCTGGCCGGCGAGAAACCGACTGCGCCGTACGACACGGCGGCCGCATGA
- a CDS encoding sugar kinase, with amino-acid sequence MTEPTAFDVALFGEAMLLLVADRPGPLEDAQAFHKRTAGAETNVAIGLSRLGLKVGWASRLGTDSMGRYLIAAMKGEGIDCSHVICDPAQRTGFQFKGRVTDGSDPPVEYHRKGSAASQMGPADVDEAWLRSARHLHATGVFAAISDTSLQAALKSMEVMRAASRTISFDTNLRPTLWSSTETMRHWINELASRADWVLPGIEEGLLLTGHDKPEDVAKFYRDRGAKLVVVKLGAAGAYYDSDVAGTGHVDGFPVKEVIDTVGAGDGFAAGVVSALLEGRSVPEAVRRGAWIGARAVQVLGDTEGLPTRAELEEAGL; translated from the coding sequence ATGACAGAACCCACTGCTTTCGACGTTGCCCTGTTCGGCGAAGCCATGCTGCTGCTCGTGGCCGACCGGCCCGGCCCGCTGGAAGACGCGCAGGCGTTCCACAAGCGCACGGCCGGCGCCGAGACCAACGTGGCCATCGGCCTCTCGCGCCTGGGGCTCAAGGTGGGCTGGGCCAGCCGACTGGGAACCGACTCGATGGGGCGCTACCTGATCGCGGCGATGAAGGGCGAGGGCATCGACTGCTCGCACGTCATCTGCGACCCGGCGCAGCGCACCGGCTTCCAGTTCAAGGGCCGCGTCACCGACGGCAGCGATCCGCCGGTCGAATACCACCGCAAGGGCTCGGCCGCGAGCCAGATGGGCCCGGCCGATGTCGATGAAGCGTGGCTGCGCTCGGCGCGCCACCTGCATGCCACGGGCGTGTTCGCGGCCATCTCCGACACCAGCCTGCAGGCTGCGCTCAAGTCCATGGAGGTGATGCGCGCGGCCAGCCGCACGATCTCGTTCGACACCAACCTGCGGCCCACGCTGTGGTCTTCCACTGAAACGATGCGCCACTGGATCAACGAACTGGCCTCGCGCGCCGACTGGGTGCTGCCCGGCATCGAGGAGGGCCTGCTGCTCACCGGCCATGACAAGCCCGAAGACGTGGCGAAGTTCTACCGCGACCGCGGCGCGAAGCTCGTGGTCGTCAAGCTCGGCGCCGCCGGCGCCTACTACGACAGCGACGTGGCCGGCACCGGGCATGTCGACGGCTTCCCGGTGAAGGAGGTGATCGACACCGTGGGCGCGGGCGACGGCTTCGCAGCCGGCGTGGTGAGCGCATTGCTCGAAGGCAGGAGCGTGCCCGAGGCCGTGCGCCGCGGCGCCTGGATCGGTGCGCGCGCGGTGCAGGTGCTGGGCGACACCGAAGGCTTGCCGACGCGCGCGGAACTCGAAGAAGCGGGGCTCTGA